A single region of the Chroococcidiopsis sp. TS-821 genome encodes:
- a CDS encoding DUF5895 domain-containing protein has product MARTSKSTSNRSVRNNSAKPSARAASSGASQAQSKQASKPKPKAAKVDPNYQLSPEVLGEEHNEVHPPDMAYGIVVNDEPAGILIPLDQLEEAGWTNLPDEDDLTTCKFGKNRVTGLFLTQARVLILGKRKDYIQTKSEGDELPEFVGFYDEKRDDYDPETMEIRSDYAFIFLDDDNQPLHTVAAIKISWRKIARKEFNKAIRKFRRQLEKAFVDYCTKKKIRNASSKPITYSGKGDAWHACAILDLEFVAEDRGSDQTHPCCITVIRNKPSWKTFEEIFYFGSVNAYQQLTSQREEIIGFIETSSPVPVLPSSSSEPEVADSDEFDESDDDFLDVEAEEVLDNDEGDEDDDEFDFEEDED; this is encoded by the coding sequence ATGGCTCGAACCAGCAAATCAACCTCCAATCGCTCTGTACGCAATAATTCGGCAAAGCCATCAGCAAGAGCCGCATCTTCTGGTGCATCCCAAGCCCAATCGAAGCAAGCATCAAAGCCTAAACCCAAAGCGGCTAAAGTCGATCCCAACTACCAGCTTTCCCCAGAAGTACTCGGTGAAGAACACAACGAAGTTCATCCCCCCGATATGGCTTATGGCATTGTAGTTAATGATGAACCAGCTGGCATTCTCATCCCGCTCGATCAGTTGGAGGAAGCAGGTTGGACCAATCTCCCAGATGAAGATGACTTGACCACCTGCAAATTCGGCAAGAACCGAGTCACGGGACTGTTCCTCACCCAAGCCCGCGTGTTAATTCTGGGCAAACGTAAGGATTACATCCAAACAAAATCAGAGGGAGACGAGTTACCTGAGTTCGTCGGCTTTTACGATGAAAAACGAGATGACTACGATCCAGAAACGATGGAAATCCGCTCGGATTATGCCTTTATCTTTCTGGATGATGACAACCAACCCCTGCACACTGTTGCTGCGATCAAAATTAGCTGGCGCAAAATTGCTCGTAAGGAATTCAACAAAGCCATCCGCAAGTTCAGACGACAACTGGAAAAGGCGTTTGTGGACTACTGTACCAAAAAGAAAATCCGAAATGCGTCCAGCAAGCCAATTACTTATTCTGGCAAGGGCGATGCGTGGCACGCCTGTGCTATCCTCGACCTCGAATTCGTAGCTGAAGACCGAGGCTCAGACCAAACTCATCCCTGTTGCATCACTGTCATTCGTAACAAACCTTCTTGGAAAACCTTTGAGGAAATCTTCTACTTTGGTAGTGTCAACGCCTATCAGCAGCTAACAAGCCAGCGAGAGGAGATTATTGGTTTCATTGAAACTTCATCTCCTGTTCCGGTACTGCCTTCTAGCTCCAGCGAGCCAGAAGTAGCAGACTCAGACGAGTTTGATGAATCTGACGATGACTTCCTCGATGTAGAAGCCGAAGAGGTGCTTGACAACGATGAAGGGGA